TGACGCCAGTCGACCTGGCAACGGCCACCCATCACGATGAGGTCACCGGCCAGTGGCCGGAACGTCCTGCTCGGGCCGCCCGTCGTCGGCCGCACCAGGAAACGCCGCGGGGTGCCGAGACTCAGCACCGGGACGACGCACTCGCGCCGGCGCGCCGAGGCACCGTCGCCGTGCCATCCGGTGCTGTCGCGATGGGTGCGGTAGAGGTTGATCCACAGGCGGTCGTAGGTGACGCCATAGTGCGCGGTCAGCGTGCGCGCCATGTCGCGCAGCATCTCGTGGGCGTCGCCGAGGTCGCGGTGCTCGGCGGTCAGGCGGGGCTCCTCGACCCTCGTGCCGTACATCCGGCGCCACCGCTGCTGCCAATCGGCACCCGCGAGCAGGTCCCTGAACAGCTCGTCGGCACCGAGCAGCCAACCTGGAACGTGCTCCACCCAGGAGTGCGCGTCGAGCTGCACCCGGTGCGCCGTGCCGAACGTCTCGTCCACCCCGGAGACATGACGGTCGCTGCTGCCGAAGAGTGGAAGCGCGCCTTCGTCCATGGTCGCAGTCCTACCAGCCGCCACCGACAACTGGGCACCATGCTCCACGGTGTCGCGGTGTGGACCCGGGCTACGGGCTAGGGCCCGCGATCACGGCGCCGTCAACCGGCGGCCACAGGCGACTGATCGAAACAGCAGCGACTAACGTCACTTTCATGCAGCAGTCGCGGCGCGCACTCGCCCTCGTGGTCCTGAGCTGGTTCGTCGCGCCCCTGGCCCTCACCGGAGGTGCGGCGTCGGCGGAGTCGACGGGCACCCCGGCGGAGGCGCGCACGGTCCGCGTCGGGACCGAGGGGACGTACCCGCCCTTCACGTTCCA
This genomic stretch from Nocardioides renjunii harbors:
- a CDS encoding alpha-ketoglutarate-dependent dioxygenase AlkB yields the protein MDEGALPLFGSSDRHVSGVDETFGTAHRVQLDAHSWVEHVPGWLLGADELFRDLLAGADWQQRWRRMYGTRVEEPRLTAEHRDLGDAHEMLRDMARTLTAHYGVTYDRLWINLYRTHRDSTGWHGDGASARRRECVVPVLSLGTPRRFLVRPTTGGPSRTFRPLAGDLIVMGGRCQVDWRHSVPKEVGPSGPRISVNFAASSQFRPD